A single window of Cellulomonas sp. WB94 DNA harbors:
- a CDS encoding DUF2306 domain-containing protein, whose amino-acid sequence MPIALVTLVVIPAVAGSLRLVELAGGPLLLPANPRMTASPGPVVVHVLSAVTFAVVGAFQLSAAARRRHPRWHRAAGRVVVVSGLAVASSALWMTMFYPRQPGTGELAYLFRLAFGSGMAASIVLGFTAIRRGDVARHEAWMTRAYALALGAGTQVLSLAVGGAALGVSALATDLSLGAGWAINLAVAELVIRRRRARQTVPARARVRPS is encoded by the coding sequence GTGCCGATCGCGCTCGTCACCCTCGTGGTTATACCGGCCGTCGCCGGGTCGCTGCGCCTGGTCGAGCTGGCGGGCGGCCCGCTGCTCCTGCCGGCGAACCCGCGGATGACTGCGTCTCCCGGCCCCGTCGTCGTCCACGTCCTCAGCGCCGTGACGTTCGCCGTCGTCGGAGCCTTCCAGCTCTCCGCTGCGGCCCGGCGCCGCCATCCCCGCTGGCACCGGGCGGCGGGACGCGTCGTCGTGGTGTCGGGTCTGGCCGTGGCGTCGTCAGCGCTCTGGATGACGATGTTCTACCCGCGCCAGCCCGGGACCGGCGAGCTCGCCTACCTGTTCCGGCTCGCCTTCGGGTCAGGCATGGCCGCGAGCATCGTCCTGGGCTTCACGGCGATCCGCCGGGGTGACGTCGCGCGCCACGAGGCGTGGATGACCCGCGCCTACGCCCTCGCGCTCGGCGCCGGAACTCAGGTGCTCAGCCTGGCCGTCGGCGGTGCGGCCCTCGGTGTCAGCGCGCTCGCCACGGACCTGAGCCTGGGTGCGGGCTGGGCCATCAACCTGGCCGTCGCCGAGCTCGTGATCCGGCGCCGCCGAGCCCGTCAGACCGTCCCGGCACGCGCGAGGGTGCGGCCGTCATGA
- a CDS encoding DUF6011 domain-containing protein: protein MTALENVPELVDAASGVRVVDASPTAAEDPPAGSATARVRPLDPARYLDSCVEATLPALLLSSAAPLGVDDLARAWCASDEVVDQSVPLAAVREAIEVWSRQSGVVFDDGRIGLVGRPALPLPAAWTDAGMPFAVDAEPLSRGVSGWPGDWGHLIGAVAAAVRPAQFRSMHIEAADRFGGACVIDVAVVDLGETVAALTTSQLVCSRRTVSSLERGQWWFWDAATTPLLDPPARLYGAEIVEGRMSRCVNAATTTRGTGEAVALLLLAANLDKQITLTVSIDEGPERLCARSAEEWARTPSDDGTVRCVECGRPLTDAESASRGFGPGCWERLGAEAQAELERLVLPLRWRGGSGWAYPLPVGALGDVVSRA, encoded by the coding sequence GTGACAGCACTCGAGAATGTTCCGGAACTTGTCGACGCAGCCAGCGGCGTGCGCGTCGTCGATGCGAGCCCGACGGCGGCCGAGGATCCCCCGGCGGGGTCGGCGACCGCCCGCGTCCGCCCGCTGGACCCCGCGCGCTACCTCGACAGCTGCGTCGAGGCGACCTTGCCCGCCCTGCTCCTCAGCTCGGCGGCTCCGCTGGGCGTGGACGACCTGGCGCGGGCCTGGTGCGCCTCCGACGAGGTCGTCGACCAGTCGGTGCCGCTCGCCGCAGTGCGTGAGGCGATCGAGGTCTGGTCGCGTCAGTCCGGCGTCGTGTTCGACGACGGCCGAATCGGGCTGGTGGGTCGCCCCGCGCTTCCCCTGCCGGCCGCGTGGACCGACGCAGGGATGCCGTTCGCGGTCGACGCCGAGCCGCTGTCCCGCGGCGTGAGCGGCTGGCCGGGGGACTGGGGTCATCTCATCGGAGCCGTGGCCGCCGCCGTGCGCCCAGCGCAGTTCCGGTCGATGCACATCGAGGCCGCCGACCGCTTCGGTGGAGCGTGCGTGATCGACGTGGCCGTGGTCGACCTCGGGGAGACCGTCGCAGCCCTCACCACCTCGCAGCTCGTCTGCTCGCGCCGCACCGTCTCGTCGCTGGAGCGGGGCCAGTGGTGGTTCTGGGACGCCGCGACGACGCCGCTGCTCGACCCGCCGGCGCGCCTGTACGGCGCGGAGATCGTCGAGGGTCGGATGTCCCGGTGCGTCAACGCGGCGACCACGACCCGGGGGACCGGTGAGGCGGTCGCGCTCCTCCTGCTCGCGGCGAACCTCGACAAGCAGATCACGCTGACCGTGAGCATCGACGAGGGCCCCGAGAGGCTCTGTGCTCGCAGCGCCGAGGAGTGGGCACGCACGCCCTCGGATGATGGCACCGTGCGGTGCGTCGAGTGCGGGCGCCCGCTCACCGATGCCGAGAGCGCGAGCCGGGGGTTCGGTCCGGGCTGCTGGGAGCGACTAGGCGCGGAGGCTCAGGCCGAGCTCGAGCGACTCGTGCTCCCGCTGCGGTGGCGCGGCGGCTCAGGCTGGGCGTACCCGCTGCCGGTGGGCGCACTCGGCGACGTGGTGTCGCGGGCCTGA
- a CDS encoding glycosyltransferase family 2 protein: MTERTVDLVDETGRLDEAAIEPGSTPAADLEPVAITVPDAHAEDEQWFPRLIGVLILGLAGAGAVLMLLATLATGPAAGVAPTQGVLFGIWTFLYATEAPTPRVAVAAVGLAVLFAAGVALLERRITNQSRRSVNIGTNPLAPKLVMARTQGEFAGPVTVTVLIPAHNEEASLSATIASLVGQSHRPERIIVVADNCTDSTVAIARRAGVEVIESVDNTRKKAGALNQVLRRILPEQGHNDVVMVVDADTRLDDGFLEAAVARLTADRALMAVGGLFYGDEGAGLLGQFQRNEYIRYSREIRRRRGKVFVLTGTASLFRPEALRTVAGSRGTSLPGTPGDVYDTAALTEDNELTIALKSLGALMISPERCTVVTEVMPTWRTLWAQRLRWQRGALENLGAYGMTRKTLRYWLQQLGIGYGVIALASYFVLILTMLLSMDTWVWFPFWMGLGLLFTVERVVTVWKGGWMARLLAATLFPELVFAAFLDVVYVKGVLDITLGRQASWKHVEHAAPVDGLSAVVGPADRLTAV, from the coding sequence GTGACCGAACGAACGGTGGATCTGGTCGATGAGACCGGGCGGCTCGACGAGGCCGCCATAGAGCCTGGCTCCACGCCTGCGGCCGACCTCGAGCCTGTCGCCATCACCGTGCCGGACGCGCACGCTGAGGACGAGCAGTGGTTCCCCCGGCTGATCGGCGTGCTGATCCTGGGCCTGGCCGGTGCGGGCGCTGTGCTGATGCTGCTCGCGACACTCGCGACCGGGCCGGCCGCGGGGGTCGCACCGACGCAGGGCGTCCTGTTCGGCATCTGGACCTTCCTGTACGCGACCGAGGCACCGACGCCGCGCGTGGCGGTCGCCGCCGTCGGGCTGGCTGTCCTGTTCGCCGCCGGTGTGGCGCTGCTCGAACGGCGCATCACCAACCAGTCGCGCCGTTCCGTCAACATCGGGACCAACCCGCTCGCGCCCAAGCTCGTCATGGCGCGGACCCAGGGTGAGTTCGCCGGCCCCGTCACCGTCACCGTCCTGATCCCCGCGCACAACGAAGAGGCGTCGCTCTCCGCGACGATCGCGTCCCTCGTCGGCCAGTCGCACCGCCCCGAGCGGATCATCGTCGTCGCCGACAACTGCACCGACTCGACCGTCGCGATCGCACGTCGGGCCGGTGTCGAGGTCATCGAGTCCGTCGACAACACCCGGAAGAAGGCCGGCGCGCTGAACCAGGTGCTGCGGCGGATCCTGCCGGAGCAGGGGCACAACGACGTCGTCATGGTCGTGGACGCGGACACCAGGCTGGACGACGGGTTCCTCGAGGCGGCGGTCGCCCGGCTCACCGCCGATCGGGCGCTCATGGCAGTCGGCGGGCTGTTCTACGGAGACGAGGGCGCCGGGCTGCTCGGCCAGTTCCAGCGCAATGAGTACATCCGCTACAGCCGCGAGATCCGACGTCGACGCGGCAAGGTGTTCGTGCTGACCGGGACTGCGTCGCTGTTCCGGCCCGAGGCGCTCCGGACCGTCGCCGGCAGCCGCGGCACCTCGCTCCCCGGCACACCCGGGGACGTGTACGACACCGCTGCCCTGACCGAGGACAACGAGCTCACGATCGCCCTGAAGTCGCTCGGGGCGCTGATGATCTCGCCCGAGCGCTGCACGGTCGTCACCGAGGTCATGCCCACCTGGCGGACGCTGTGGGCTCAGCGGCTGCGGTGGCAGCGCGGGGCGCTGGAGAACCTCGGCGCCTACGGCATGACCCGCAAGACGCTGCGCTACTGGCTCCAGCAGCTCGGCATCGGCTACGGGGTCATCGCCCTCGCCTCCTACTTCGTCCTGATCCTCACCATGCTGCTGTCGATGGACACCTGGGTCTGGTTCCCCTTCTGGATGGGGCTGGGACTCCTGTTCACCGTCGAACGCGTCGTCACGGTGTGGAAGGGAGGGTGGATGGCCCGCCTGCTCGCAGCCACGCTGTTCCCCGAGCTCGTCTTCGCGGCGTTCCTCGACGTCGTCTACGTCAAGGGGGTCCTCGACATCACGCTCGGGCGGCAAGCGAGCTGGAAGCACGTCGAGCATGCGGCACCTGTGGACGGCCTGTCCGCCGTCGTCGGTCCCGCCGACCGTCTGACGGCGGTGTGA
- a CDS encoding S53 family peptidase — protein sequence MRTVVALASGTVIGLAAMAGVASGGVPAASPAVVPFAAEAPDTPATPTGTATPPACVSPAPVKTYAYYHCYGPNEIRAAHGLPALTAASTEGAGQTIVLVDSYGSPTAEADLATFASSFGGPVPSIEQWFPQGEPGLPTDTVNGNGSSQSGPAAAAGWAGEAALDVEWAYALAPAAHIVLLATPPAETQGVPGLPNLMNAIDTAIDRFPAGTVFSMSFGTDESAFASPQAAKVAFARFDTTFAKGVAKGDTFFASSGDSGSIGVTRAHRQTATSPDPQVSYPNVSPYVTSVGGTQLQYGWTWDPTSDTPFLADGSLNPDYFAWDDGGSTEPVDNEGWAGLVTGGGLSTVYPRPSYQDTVAGVVGTHRGVPDLAWNSSVNGGVLVYTSFFPGVSRVGWHVYGGTSASSPQAAALTALANQQRLAASKAPLGNLNPVIYAAGFPRGTAFSDVVPATYGTTPSGHLDTNRVWDIGADGALTPDPVPGYPTTSGYDLTTGWGVPAGPAYVSALVAAP from the coding sequence ATGCGCACAGTCGTTGCTCTGGCTTCTGGCACGGTGATCGGCCTCGCGGCCATGGCGGGTGTTGCGTCGGGTGGTGTGCCGGCGGCTTCGCCCGCCGTCGTACCGTTCGCCGCCGAGGCCCCGGACACACCGGCCACACCCACCGGGACAGCAACCCCACCGGCGTGCGTGTCGCCGGCGCCGGTCAAGACCTACGCCTACTACCACTGCTACGGCCCGAACGAGATCCGCGCCGCGCACGGGCTGCCCGCGCTGACCGCGGCCAGCACTGAAGGTGCCGGCCAGACGATCGTCCTCGTCGACTCCTACGGGAGCCCGACGGCGGAGGCGGACCTCGCGACGTTCGCGTCGTCGTTCGGTGGCCCGGTGCCCAGCATCGAGCAGTGGTTCCCGCAAGGAGAGCCGGGACTCCCGACCGACACCGTGAACGGCAACGGCAGCTCGCAGTCCGGACCGGCGGCCGCGGCCGGCTGGGCGGGCGAGGCCGCCTTGGATGTCGAGTGGGCGTATGCGCTGGCGCCGGCCGCCCACATCGTGCTGCTGGCCACGCCCCCGGCCGAGACCCAAGGCGTGCCTGGTCTGCCCAACCTCATGAACGCGATCGACACCGCGATCGACCGCTTCCCGGCGGGCACCGTGTTCTCGATGTCCTTCGGCACGGACGAGTCGGCGTTCGCGAGCCCGCAGGCCGCCAAGGTCGCGTTCGCGAGGTTCGACACGACGTTCGCGAAGGGGGTCGCCAAGGGCGACACCTTCTTCGCGTCGTCGGGTGACTCGGGCTCGATCGGCGTGACCCGCGCCCACCGCCAGACCGCGACGAGCCCCGACCCGCAGGTCTCCTACCCGAACGTCTCGCCGTATGTCACGTCGGTCGGCGGCACCCAGCTGCAGTACGGCTGGACCTGGGACCCGACCAGCGACACCCCGTTCCTTGCCGACGGCAGCCTGAACCCGGACTACTTCGCGTGGGACGACGGCGGCAGCACCGAGCCGGTCGACAACGAGGGCTGGGCGGGCCTGGTAACCGGTGGCGGCCTGTCGACCGTCTACCCGCGCCCGTCCTACCAGGACACGGTCGCGGGCGTCGTCGGGACGCACCGCGGCGTGCCCGACCTCGCGTGGAACTCGTCGGTCAACGGCGGCGTGCTCGTCTACACGTCGTTCTTCCCGGGAGTCAGCCGGGTCGGCTGGCACGTGTACGGCGGCACCTCGGCGTCCTCCCCGCAGGCCGCCGCCCTCACCGCGCTGGCCAACCAGCAGCGCCTCGCTGCGAGCAAGGCGCCGCTCGGCAACCTCAACCCCGTGATCTACGCCGCCGGGTTCCCGCGGGGCACGGCGTTCAGCGACGTGGTCCCGGCCACCTACGGAACGACGCCCAGCGGTCACCTGGACACCAACCGGGTCTGGGACATCGGTGCGGACGGCGCGCTGACGCCTGACCCCGTGCCCGGGTACCCGACCACGTCCGGCTACGACCTGACGACCGGATGGGGCGTCCCTGCCGGCCCCGCGTACGTGTCGGCCCTGGTCGCGGCGCCGTAG
- a CDS encoding LLM class F420-dependent oxidoreductase, translating into MRIGVHVFRFDAVEPNQLRRELADTCEAVEAGGVSWLSVMDHWFQMPGYPAQDPMLEAYTTLGYFAGLTSTVQLGVLVTGVTYRHPGLLAKIAATLDVLSGGRATLGIGAAWYEREHLALGVPYPPLAERFERLEETLQICRQMWDPDNDGPYDGTHYRLAETLCSPLPLNRRPEVLIGGSGERKTLRLVAQYGDACNLFPSSPDEIAHKLDVLRRHCDDVGRDPAEIRVTLLDGGPELMVGDPAAFAERMAPYVVLGVESVIVMPPKGALATWVQTQVAPAVPVLADLA; encoded by the coding sequence ATGCGCATCGGTGTGCACGTGTTCCGGTTCGACGCCGTCGAGCCGAACCAGCTGCGGCGCGAGCTCGCGGACACCTGCGAGGCCGTCGAGGCCGGTGGGGTCTCGTGGCTCTCGGTGATGGACCACTGGTTCCAGATGCCCGGCTACCCGGCCCAGGACCCGATGCTCGAGGCGTACACGACGCTCGGCTACTTCGCCGGGCTGACGTCGACGGTCCAGCTGGGCGTCCTGGTCACCGGTGTCACGTACCGGCACCCAGGCCTGCTCGCCAAGATCGCCGCGACGCTCGACGTGCTCTCTGGCGGACGGGCGACGCTCGGGATCGGAGCGGCCTGGTACGAGCGCGAGCACCTCGCGCTCGGTGTGCCGTACCCGCCGCTCGCGGAGCGGTTCGAGCGGCTCGAGGAGACGCTGCAGATCTGCCGGCAGATGTGGGACCCGGACAACGACGGACCGTATGACGGAACGCACTACAGGCTGGCGGAGACGTTGTGCTCCCCGCTGCCACTGAACCGCCGCCCCGAGGTGCTCATCGGCGGCTCCGGTGAGCGCAAGACGCTCCGGCTGGTGGCGCAGTACGGCGACGCGTGCAACCTGTTCCCCAGCTCGCCGGACGAGATCGCGCACAAGCTCGACGTCCTGCGCCGTCACTGCGACGACGTCGGCCGCGACCCGGCCGAGATCCGGGTGACCCTGCTCGACGGCGGCCCGGAGCTCATGGTGGGCGACCCAGCCGCGTTCGCCGAACGCATGGCTCCCTACGTGGTGCTCGGCGTGGAGAGCGTCATCGTGATGCCGCCGAAGGGCGCCCTGGCCACCTGGGTGCAGACCCAGGTGGCACCCGCGGTGCCGGTCCTGGCCGACCTCGCCTGA
- a CDS encoding PPOX class F420-dependent oxidoreductase, protein MFTDTELAYLRSQHLGRIATQKPDGTLQNSPVGFRYNAAEGTIDIGGFHLEDSRKYRNVAANGRVAFVVDDLVSVQPWRVRCVEIRGRAEVLPTHGTRPALIRIHPERIISFGIEEPDTEAHSLSVNARDVR, encoded by the coding sequence ATGTTCACCGACACAGAGCTGGCCTACCTCAGGAGCCAGCACCTCGGACGGATCGCGACGCAGAAGCCCGACGGGACCCTGCAGAACAGCCCCGTGGGGTTCCGCTACAACGCCGCCGAAGGCACCATCGACATCGGCGGGTTCCACCTGGAAGACAGCCGCAAGTACCGCAACGTCGCCGCGAACGGGCGGGTTGCGTTCGTCGTCGACGACCTGGTGTCGGTCCAGCCGTGGCGTGTGCGTTGCGTCGAGATCCGCGGCCGCGCCGAGGTGCTCCCCACGCACGGCACCCGACCGGCGCTGATCCGGATCCACCCTGAGCGCATCATCAGCTTCGGCATCGAGGAACCCGACACCGAGGCGCACAGCCTGAGCGTCAATGCGCGCGACGTGCGCTGA
- a CDS encoding helix-turn-helix transcriptional regulator, giving the protein MPFSGSTTSYALLGLLRLRPWTTYELAKQVQRSLHWFWPRAERTLYDEPKLLVAAGLATATVEATGKRPRTVYAITDAGTDALARWLTEPPEPRGLEFAALVKVFFADAGTLTQLEGTLGRIEDESAQRVDALAAMARASLEEFAFPQRLHLSALTMRLQLEQELAVLRWARWARDETGEWDGADSPGRWDAEASLRELLTLVDAQQSRSEVPRTDGGGRVSARRAH; this is encoded by the coding sequence ATGCCCTTCTCCGGTAGCACCACGTCGTACGCGTTGCTCGGGTTGCTGCGGCTGCGACCGTGGACGACCTATGAGCTGGCGAAGCAGGTGCAGCGCAGCCTCCACTGGTTCTGGCCGCGCGCCGAACGCACGCTCTACGACGAGCCCAAGCTGCTCGTCGCCGCAGGGCTGGCCACGGCCACGGTCGAGGCGACCGGAAAGCGACCGCGAACGGTCTACGCGATCACCGATGCCGGCACCGATGCCCTGGCGCGCTGGCTCACTGAACCCCCGGAGCCGCGCGGCCTGGAGTTCGCCGCGCTCGTGAAGGTGTTCTTCGCGGACGCCGGAACGCTGACCCAGCTGGAGGGCACCCTGGGCCGGATCGAGGACGAGTCCGCACAGCGCGTCGACGCCCTGGCTGCGATGGCGCGGGCGTCGCTGGAGGAGTTCGCGTTTCCGCAACGCCTGCACCTCAGTGCGCTCACCATGCGCCTCCAGCTGGAGCAGGAGCTCGCCGTTCTCCGCTGGGCGCGCTGGGCCCGAGACGAGACGGGGGAGTGGGACGGCGCCGACAGTCCAGGGCGGTGGGACGCCGAGGCCAGCCTGCGTGAGCTCCTCACCCTCGTCGATGCCCAGCAGTCACGGTCCGAAGTGCCCCGGACCGACGGCGGCGGACGTGTCAGCGCACGTCGCGCGCATTGA
- a CDS encoding alpha/beta hydrolase, which yields MQTTPTPLAATLLGTGEPAVVLVPGWCGDRSVFDDLVAGLGSRRRALSLDLPAHGDSPDTGGDFTTDDVIDSVVAALDDARIDQVVPVLLSHAGWAGIGLRRRLGARVPGLVFLDWMVLGTPPGFADALSGIQSPAWAQVRAGLAGMWTSGLDNARLLAYVASMAGYGRAHWARAGREISAGFAEHPVPLAAVEALQPCQALHLYAQPSDDAVLRGQEEYSRAHPWFRVERLDARSHFPMFEDAGTIVERIERFVRTLG from the coding sequence ATGCAGACCACCCCGACCCCGCTCGCCGCCACCCTGCTCGGCACCGGTGAGCCTGCCGTCGTCCTCGTCCCCGGCTGGTGCGGGGACCGGAGCGTGTTCGACGACCTCGTCGCCGGCCTCGGTTCACGGCGACGAGCCCTCTCGCTCGACCTGCCGGCTCACGGCGACTCGCCGGACACCGGCGGCGACTTCACCACCGACGACGTCATCGACTCGGTCGTCGCCGCGCTCGACGACGCCAGGATCGACCAGGTGGTCCCGGTCCTGCTGTCGCACGCCGGCTGGGCCGGCATCGGCCTGCGCCGTCGGCTCGGTGCCCGCGTGCCTGGGCTGGTGTTCCTGGACTGGATGGTCCTGGGCACGCCGCCCGGCTTCGCGGACGCGCTCTCCGGTATCCAGTCCCCCGCCTGGGCGCAGGTGCGTGCGGGTCTGGCAGGCATGTGGACGAGCGGCCTGGACAACGCCCGCCTGCTCGCCTACGTGGCCTCCATGGCCGGCTACGGCCGGGCCCACTGGGCCCGCGCCGGCCGGGAGATCTCCGCCGGCTTCGCCGAGCACCCGGTACCCCTGGCCGCGGTCGAGGCGCTCCAGCCGTGCCAGGCGCTGCACCTGTACGCACAGCCGTCCGACGACGCGGTCCTTCGAGGGCAGGAGGAGTACTCCCGAGCGCACCCCTGGTTCAGGGTCGAGCGACTGGACGCCCGCAGCCACTTCCCGATGTTCGAGGACGCGGGCACGATCGTGGAGAGGATCGAGCGCTTCGTGAGGACCCTGGGATGA
- a CDS encoding DinB family protein, whose amino-acid sequence MTWTSAAPDPVDGPMTGDDRHILEGFLAWQRSTFLNICAGLTAEQLAARPVPTSELSLLGLVRHLAKVERVWLRQRVARQEVPALFGGPGDPSDFQDVDASGAETELLGLRQEWRQADAAASAVPFAHEIDVRGDVMSVRMVYVHLIGEYARHNGHADLLREALDGTRGR is encoded by the coding sequence ATGACCTGGACCTCCGCTGCCCCCGATCCGGTCGACGGGCCGATGACCGGCGACGACCGACACATCCTCGAGGGCTTCCTCGCCTGGCAGCGCTCGACGTTCCTCAACATCTGTGCGGGTCTCACGGCGGAGCAGCTCGCCGCGCGGCCCGTGCCGACGTCGGAGCTGTCGCTGCTCGGTCTGGTACGTCACCTGGCGAAGGTCGAGCGCGTCTGGCTGCGGCAGCGGGTCGCGCGTCAGGAGGTCCCGGCGCTGTTCGGCGGCCCCGGTGACCCGAGCGACTTCCAGGACGTCGACGCGTCGGGAGCGGAGACGGAGCTCTTGGGGCTGCGCCAGGAGTGGCGGCAGGCCGACGCCGCCGCCTCGGCCGTGCCGTTCGCCCACGAGATCGACGTGCGCGGCGACGTGATGTCGGTCCGGATGGTCTACGTGCACCTGATCGGCGAGTACGCGCGCCACAACGGCCACGCGGACCTGCTGCGCGAGGCCCTCGACGGCACCCGGGGTCGCTGA
- a CDS encoding LacI family DNA-binding transcriptional regulator, whose amino-acid sequence MTVASHVRRASVSDVAKRAGVAVGTVSNVLNRPEVVAPATRERVLAAIADLSFVPNGSARRLRAGTITTVGALLLDIANPFFTEVARGIEDRLSLDDHTLMLASTDDDLEREARYVRLFEEHGVVGLLVVASTPDVAHLLAPMARGVRVVLVDSPSPTDAIPSVSVDDQAGGAMAAGHLLQQGHDRLTFLNGPHTILQCRDRAAGARRAVKEAGLDPDVVLREVLLPTLNAAGGDAAIRRLLDAGHGEPPPAVLCVNDLVAIGVQRALRLTGGPELLRRTALVGYDDIDIASELATPLTSVRRPKYELGYRAADLLLADSTAGAAPQHIVFQPELVVRESSLSAG is encoded by the coding sequence GTGACCGTCGCCTCCCATGTCCGGCGTGCTTCCGTCAGTGATGTCGCGAAGCGCGCAGGCGTCGCGGTCGGGACGGTCTCCAACGTCCTCAACCGCCCCGAGGTCGTCGCCCCGGCGACCCGGGAGCGGGTGCTCGCGGCGATCGCCGACCTGTCCTTCGTCCCCAACGGCAGTGCGCGGCGGCTGCGGGCGGGCACGATCACCACGGTCGGCGCCCTCCTGCTGGACATCGCCAACCCCTTCTTCACCGAGGTCGCCCGCGGCATCGAGGACCGCCTCTCGCTCGATGACCACACGCTGATGCTGGCCAGCACCGACGACGACCTGGAGCGTGAGGCCCGGTACGTGCGGCTCTTCGAGGAGCACGGGGTCGTCGGTCTCCTCGTGGTCGCCAGCACTCCCGACGTCGCGCACCTCCTCGCGCCGATGGCCCGCGGGGTGCGCGTGGTGCTGGTGGACTCGCCGTCGCCCACCGACGCCATCCCGTCGGTCTCGGTCGACGACCAGGCAGGCGGAGCCATGGCCGCCGGTCACCTGCTCCAGCAGGGACACGACCGGCTCACGTTCCTCAACGGCCCGCACACGATCCTGCAGTGCCGGGACCGTGCCGCGGGTGCCCGCCGGGCCGTCAAGGAGGCCGGGCTCGACCCCGACGTCGTGCTGCGCGAGGTGCTGCTGCCGACCCTCAACGCCGCCGGCGGCGACGCGGCGATCCGGCGCCTGCTCGACGCCGGCCACGGCGAACCCCCGCCCGCGGTGCTGTGCGTCAACGACCTCGTCGCGATCGGAGTCCAGCGCGCCCTGCGCCTCACCGGAGGCCCGGAGCTCCTGCGTCGCACGGCACTCGTCGGCTACGACGACATCGACATCGCCAGCGAGCTCGCCACACCGCTGACCTCCGTACGCCGGCCGAAGTACGAGCTCGGGTACCGCGCCGCGGACCTGCTGCTGGCCGACAGCACCGCCGGTGCAGCCCCGCAGCACATCGTGTTCCAGCCGGAGCTCGTCGTCCGCGAGTCGAGCCTCTCCGCCGGCTGA
- a CDS encoding class II aldolase/adducin family protein, translated as MSLASTQLREEILYWCLESVRTGLNFNTQGNISARLPEHDAIVITPSGVRYDVLAPEQMVVIGYDGVVIEGDLFPSTETDVHLAHYRARPDVNAIVHTESPYVNVFGAVGRTIDPVLLNMVLYAKGPVPVMPFEFSTNSEFGARSAEAMGSQVNAVVWANHGLLSVGEDLAGAFKVAVAVEANAQVLAGALAIGTPNILRLADIVIPEGARLP; from the coding sequence ATGAGCCTGGCAAGCACCCAGCTGCGCGAGGAGATCCTGTACTGGTGCCTGGAGTCGGTGCGCACCGGCCTGAACTTCAACACCCAGGGCAACATCTCTGCCCGGCTGCCCGAGCACGACGCGATCGTCATCACCCCTTCCGGGGTGCGCTACGACGTGCTCGCGCCCGAGCAGATGGTCGTCATCGGCTACGACGGGGTGGTCATCGAGGGTGACCTCTTCCCGTCCACGGAGACGGACGTCCACCTGGCGCACTACCGGGCCCGGCCCGACGTCAACGCGATCGTGCACACCGAGTCGCCGTACGTGAACGTGTTCGGCGCCGTGGGCCGGACCATCGACCCCGTGCTGCTCAACATGGTCCTGTACGCCAAGGGCCCGGTGCCTGTGATGCCGTTCGAGTTCTCGACCAACTCGGAGTTCGGCGCGCGCAGCGCCGAGGCGATGGGCTCCCAGGTGAACGCCGTCGTGTGGGCCAACCACGGCCTGCTCTCGGTCGGGGAGGACCTTGCCGGTGCGTTCAAGGTCGCGGTGGCCGTGGAGGCGAACGCGCAGGTCCTGGCCGGCGCCCTGGCCATCGGCACGCCGAACATCCTGCGGCTGGCCGACATCGTGATCCCCGAAGGCGCGCGGCTTCCCTGA